Proteins found in one Takifugu rubripes chromosome 17, fTakRub1.2, whole genome shotgun sequence genomic segment:
- the arfip1 gene encoding arfaptin-1 isoform X3, with protein MTEESHRSSAAEISVTSNGDLDQNPETVFQRDPFPSVDGSQNLSESCVPTTEGINESGPYKGSASLPTSPVTPIAPSSAVASRLARSSSDSQAEKGVMETQASSGAVVLADDLKSPAMEKLDLVRKWSINTYKCTRQMLSEKLGRGSRTVDVELEAQIEILRENKKKYQHVIRLAQALASQLAQMIQTQKQLGDAFSDLSLKSPELHDEFGYNADTQKLLAKNGETLLGTINFFISSVNTLVDKTIEDTMLNIKQYEFARIEYDAYRTDLEELNLGPRDTNTLPKIEQSQQLFQAHREKYERMRNDVSVKLKFLEENKVKVLHNQLILFHNAIAAYYAGNQQQLEQTLKQFHMKLKMPGGDSPSWLEEH; from the exons ATGACGGAGGAGTCCCATAGAAGCTCAGCAGCTGAAATCTCTGTCACCAGTAATGGAGACCTGGATCAGAACCCCGAGACAGTGTTCCAGAGG GACCCCTTTCCCAGTGTAGATGGGTCGCAGAACCTTTCAGAGTCTTGTGTTCCAACAACGGAGGGCATCAATGAATCAGGACCATACAAGG GGTCAGCAAGCCTGCCCACATCTCCAGTGACACCCATAGCACCCAGCTCAGCTGTTGCTAGCCGCCTGGCACGCTCTTCCAGCGATAGCCAGGCTGAGAAAG GAGTGATGGAAACACAGGCCAGCAGTGGAGCTGTGGTTCTTGCAGATGACCTAAAGAGCCCAGCTATGGAAAAACTGGACCTTGTGAGAAAGTGGAGCATCAACACTTACAAA TGTACCAGACAGATGCTGTCAGAGAAGTTGGGTCGCGGCTCCAGGACTGTGGACGTGGAGCTGGAGGCCCAAATCGAGATCCTCcgtgaaaacaagaaaaagtacCAGCACGTGATCAGGCTGGCTCAGGCACTGGCCAGTCAGCTGGCTCAGATGATACAGACACAGAAGCAGCTGGGCGATGCCTTCTCTGACCTGAGCCTTAAGTCCCCGGAACTCCAC GATGAGTTTGGCTACAATGCTGACACCCAAAAGCTCCTGGCCAAAAATGGAGAGACGCTGCTCGGTACAATCAACTTCTTCATCTCTAGCGTGAACACACTGGTGGACAAAACGATTGAAGACACCATGCTTAATATTAAGCAGTATGAGTTTGCCAG GATTGAGTACGATGCTTACCGCACTGATTTGGAGGAGCTGAATCTTGGACCACGCGACACCAACACCCTGCCCAAGATCGAGCAGTCCCAGCAGCTGTTCCAGGCGCACCGGGAGAAGTACGAGAGGATGCGAAATGACGTCTCCGTCAAGCTGAAGTTCCTGGAAGAGAACAAG GTAAAAGTATTACATAACCAGCTCATCCTGTTCCACAATGCTATAGCTGCGTACTACGCTGGAAAccaacagcagctggaacagaCACTGAAGCAGTTCCACATGAAGTTGAAAATGCCAGGAGGCGACAGTCCGTCCTGGCTGGAAGAGCACTAG
- the arfip1 gene encoding arfaptin-1 isoform X2 gives MSDSEVSPEAELGKTSAKHPQGDCLEAEEVLNEDVKEEGVDGSKEDGEDDEMYDIDIDTDDERTERKDGDVWREDGVSWSGHEEACSAAARMSGSVDDEEHRIKQEAEAPEDREESHTELKESTMTEESHRSSAAEISVTSNGDLDQNPETVFQRDPFPSVDGSQNLSESCVPTTEGINESGPYKGVMETQASSGAVVLADDLKSPAMEKLDLVRKWSINTYKCTRQMLSEKLGRGSRTVDVELEAQIEILRENKKKYQHVIRLAQALASQLAQMIQTQKQLGDAFSDLSLKSPELHDEFGYNADTQKLLAKNGETLLGTINFFISSVNTLVDKTIEDTMLNIKQYEFARIEYDAYRTDLEELNLGPRDTNTLPKIEQSQQLFQAHREKYERMRNDVSVKLKFLEENKVKVLHNQLILFHNAIAAYYAGNQQQLEQTLKQFHMKLKMPGGDSPSWLEEH, from the exons aTGTCTGACTCAGAAGTTAGTCCTGAGGCTGAACTGGGGAAGACCTCAGCCAAGCACCCACAGGGAGATTGTTTGGAGGCAGAGGAGGTTTTGAATGAGGATGTAAAAGAGGAGGGTGTAGACGGCAGTAAAGaagatggtgaggatgatgagatgTACGACATTGACATCGACACTGACGATGAGCGTACAGAGAGGAAGGATGGGGATGTTTGGAGGGAGGACGGGGTCAGTTGGAGTGGCCACGAGGAAgcctgcagtgctgctgcaCGAATGTCTGGCAGTGTAGATGATGAGGAACACAGGATAAAACAAGAAGCAGAAGCaccagaggacagagaagagtcCCACACTGAATTAAAG GAAAGCACAATGACGGAGGAGTCCCATAGAAGCTCAGCAGCTGAAATCTCTGTCACCAGTAATGGAGACCTGGATCAGAACCCCGAGACAGTGTTCCAGAGG GACCCCTTTCCCAGTGTAGATGGGTCGCAGAACCTTTCAGAGTCTTGTGTTCCAACAACGGAGGGCATCAATGAATCAGGACCATACAAGG GAGTGATGGAAACACAGGCCAGCAGTGGAGCTGTGGTTCTTGCAGATGACCTAAAGAGCCCAGCTATGGAAAAACTGGACCTTGTGAGAAAGTGGAGCATCAACACTTACAAA TGTACCAGACAGATGCTGTCAGAGAAGTTGGGTCGCGGCTCCAGGACTGTGGACGTGGAGCTGGAGGCCCAAATCGAGATCCTCcgtgaaaacaagaaaaagtacCAGCACGTGATCAGGCTGGCTCAGGCACTGGCCAGTCAGCTGGCTCAGATGATACAGACACAGAAGCAGCTGGGCGATGCCTTCTCTGACCTGAGCCTTAAGTCCCCGGAACTCCAC GATGAGTTTGGCTACAATGCTGACACCCAAAAGCTCCTGGCCAAAAATGGAGAGACGCTGCTCGGTACAATCAACTTCTTCATCTCTAGCGTGAACACACTGGTGGACAAAACGATTGAAGACACCATGCTTAATATTAAGCAGTATGAGTTTGCCAG GATTGAGTACGATGCTTACCGCACTGATTTGGAGGAGCTGAATCTTGGACCACGCGACACCAACACCCTGCCCAAGATCGAGCAGTCCCAGCAGCTGTTCCAGGCGCACCGGGAGAAGTACGAGAGGATGCGAAATGACGTCTCCGTCAAGCTGAAGTTCCTGGAAGAGAACAAG GTAAAAGTATTACATAACCAGCTCATCCTGTTCCACAATGCTATAGCTGCGTACTACGCTGGAAAccaacagcagctggaacagaCACTGAAGCAGTTCCACATGAAGTTGAAAATGCCAGGAGGCGACAGTCCGTCCTGGCTGGAAGAGCACTAG
- the arfip1 gene encoding arfaptin-1 isoform X1 yields MSDSEVSPEAELGKTSAKHPQGDCLEAEEVLNEDVKEEGVDGSKEDGEDDEMYDIDIDTDDERTERKDGDVWREDGVSWSGHEEACSAAARMSGSVDDEEHRIKQEAEAPEDREESHTELKESTMTEESHRSSAAEISVTSNGDLDQNPETVFQRDPFPSVDGSQNLSESCVPTTEGINESGPYKGSASLPTSPVTPIAPSSAVASRLARSSSDSQAEKGVMETQASSGAVVLADDLKSPAMEKLDLVRKWSINTYKCTRQMLSEKLGRGSRTVDVELEAQIEILRENKKKYQHVIRLAQALASQLAQMIQTQKQLGDAFSDLSLKSPELHDEFGYNADTQKLLAKNGETLLGTINFFISSVNTLVDKTIEDTMLNIKQYEFARIEYDAYRTDLEELNLGPRDTNTLPKIEQSQQLFQAHREKYERMRNDVSVKLKFLEENKVKVLHNQLILFHNAIAAYYAGNQQQLEQTLKQFHMKLKMPGGDSPSWLEEH; encoded by the exons aTGTCTGACTCAGAAGTTAGTCCTGAGGCTGAACTGGGGAAGACCTCAGCCAAGCACCCACAGGGAGATTGTTTGGAGGCAGAGGAGGTTTTGAATGAGGATGTAAAAGAGGAGGGTGTAGACGGCAGTAAAGaagatggtgaggatgatgagatgTACGACATTGACATCGACACTGACGATGAGCGTACAGAGAGGAAGGATGGGGATGTTTGGAGGGAGGACGGGGTCAGTTGGAGTGGCCACGAGGAAgcctgcagtgctgctgcaCGAATGTCTGGCAGTGTAGATGATGAGGAACACAGGATAAAACAAGAAGCAGAAGCaccagaggacagagaagagtcCCACACTGAATTAAAG GAAAGCACAATGACGGAGGAGTCCCATAGAAGCTCAGCAGCTGAAATCTCTGTCACCAGTAATGGAGACCTGGATCAGAACCCCGAGACAGTGTTCCAGAGG GACCCCTTTCCCAGTGTAGATGGGTCGCAGAACCTTTCAGAGTCTTGTGTTCCAACAACGGAGGGCATCAATGAATCAGGACCATACAAGG GGTCAGCAAGCCTGCCCACATCTCCAGTGACACCCATAGCACCCAGCTCAGCTGTTGCTAGCCGCCTGGCACGCTCTTCCAGCGATAGCCAGGCTGAGAAAG GAGTGATGGAAACACAGGCCAGCAGTGGAGCTGTGGTTCTTGCAGATGACCTAAAGAGCCCAGCTATGGAAAAACTGGACCTTGTGAGAAAGTGGAGCATCAACACTTACAAA TGTACCAGACAGATGCTGTCAGAGAAGTTGGGTCGCGGCTCCAGGACTGTGGACGTGGAGCTGGAGGCCCAAATCGAGATCCTCcgtgaaaacaagaaaaagtacCAGCACGTGATCAGGCTGGCTCAGGCACTGGCCAGTCAGCTGGCTCAGATGATACAGACACAGAAGCAGCTGGGCGATGCCTTCTCTGACCTGAGCCTTAAGTCCCCGGAACTCCAC GATGAGTTTGGCTACAATGCTGACACCCAAAAGCTCCTGGCCAAAAATGGAGAGACGCTGCTCGGTACAATCAACTTCTTCATCTCTAGCGTGAACACACTGGTGGACAAAACGATTGAAGACACCATGCTTAATATTAAGCAGTATGAGTTTGCCAG GATTGAGTACGATGCTTACCGCACTGATTTGGAGGAGCTGAATCTTGGACCACGCGACACCAACACCCTGCCCAAGATCGAGCAGTCCCAGCAGCTGTTCCAGGCGCACCGGGAGAAGTACGAGAGGATGCGAAATGACGTCTCCGTCAAGCTGAAGTTCCTGGAAGAGAACAAG GTAAAAGTATTACATAACCAGCTCATCCTGTTCCACAATGCTATAGCTGCGTACTACGCTGGAAAccaacagcagctggaacagaCACTGAAGCAGTTCCACATGAAGTTGAAAATGCCAGGAGGCGACAGTCCGTCCTGGCTGGAAGAGCACTAG